The following DNA comes from Meles meles chromosome 8, mMelMel3.1 paternal haplotype, whole genome shotgun sequence.
CTTAAAACAATGCCAGCAGGTGTGAAGCCTTGGATGGCAGTTAAGTACGAAGTAAGCACCccgtaaataaaataataaccagCACAATCACATTTATAATCCACTttactgtttgttttatttttatttacttatttgacagagagacagggagatcacaagtaggcacagaggcaggcagagggggagggggaagctggctccccgccaagcagagagcccgatgcggggggctccatcccaggaccctgggaccatgacctgagcctaaggcagaggcttaacttactgagcctcccaggcgcccctgcagaccCCTTTCTCCTTCATCattccaacctcccacccgccacAAGGTGTGATTCTTTCGTGCCAGCTGACGAACGCCGACACTAAGGCGGGACCCGGCGATGAGTGGGGTGCGCGGCGCGCGCCTGGGCACGGGAAGGCGGGCCCAGAGCCCGGGCTCGCGGGCGGGGTGCGGCACCCAGCCGCTCACAGGTGCGTAAATCCGCGGGGGAATCCTCGGCTCCACCTGGGCGCGGCGAGGAAATTGCACCATGTATGGGCAACTACGTCAGAGGGGGCTGACCCGCCGCTGTCCTGGGGGACTCCAGGTCCGTCCCTTTCGCCACGACAGGGCGGTCACTGGACTGTAGGAGGCGTAGACAAATTCAGCGCGGACTGGCAAAAGGCGGGGCGTCCGGGGAGGTGGAGCCCTGAGGTGTCCAGCGCCGTTGAAAATCGCtcgctcccccctcccaatcgAAGTGGTTCAGCCCGAGAACTTTTcattcataaaaagaaaagactccGCGAGGAGCAAGTGAGTCAGAACCGAAGCCGGCGACGCGGACCCCACAAAGCAGCCAGCCAGGGCATGTTCCGAGACTTCGGGGAACCCGGACCGAGCTCCGGGGCCGGCGGTGCGTACGGCGGCCCGGCGCAGCCCCCCACTTCAGGCCAGCAGGTGAGAGGGACCCGACGCCTGGGGCTCCCGGGTGGACAGCGCCTGGGACACTGCGGTCGACTCCGCACCTCTGGGACTGGGGCCGCGAACGGGAGTAGGGACTGGATCTGGGGCCGTGGCCGTGGCGGCGGCCGCGGATTCTCCCGCGTCTAGAGGCACGTTTCCCCCACAGCCCAGGGGAACGCGCGCGGTGGGCGCGAACGTCCCCTCTGTCTCGCCCCCTTTTCCTTCGCTGTCTACTGTCTATCTGTCCTGCTGTCTCTgttgccttctttctttcctcccgtCCACCACTGATTTCTTCGTCCTGTCCGCGTCGGAAAGGCGCCGCTTAGTCCGGGATTAGTCCCAGCTCAGACAGGAGCAGAGGGTCTGATCCATCGCGGACTAAATTCCCGGGGATCCGGAGTCTAAGCTGAGGCCGAGAAGTCCCCACACAGGAGGGGGGCGACATCCAGCGGCAGGCCACCTCTGACAGACTGGGAATCCTCGACACTGTGACCGTCTCTGTGTCCGTTTGTCTGTCTGTACCTGTCGCCAAGTCCCTATCCCTTTCTCGGAGCAGTGGAGCCTGGTGGGCTCCGGGAGACTGGTTCTCCGCCCCTAATATACAGGCTGGGGCCGGAGGAGGCTGCGAGATGCCGGGCGGTGCGCGGGGTCTTGCAGCGGGCAGTTCCCGCGTCCCCAGACTCTCGGCACCAAACGGCGCCCCGCTGCAGGCTGGGGGGACTTGGGTGGCTGCAGGTGCCCATTTCCTGTCGAGGGGCAGCGCGCACGTGTCGCTAGAGGAGGGAAGGAGCGGCGTCCGTTCCGCCGAGTCACAGCGGCCGAGTCACGGTGGCTGACTCACCCGGGGCGCCCCTCCCTTCCTGGCCCGCAGCTGCCCGGGGCCCGACTACCTCGGGAGCGGGAGATGCCGCGGGCAGTGCCTCAGTCCCGGAACTGGGGTCACCGGGCCGCTGGGCCCGCAGCGCTGGGCAGGGGACACCGCTGTCTGGACTTGCCTGGGCTTGTGGCGTGCTTCCCGGAGGCCTGGGCGCCAAGGCCCAGCCCCAAGTCCTCCCCAACACTGAATCCCCATCTCAACCCTTTTCTCAGATTTCTGGCTGAAGGAAAATCTTGGCAGGTAGTACACCCAATGCTTACAGTGCAGCCCACATGGTTTGGGGAGGTTTCATAGAATCGAAGAATTCACTGAGTTGAGAGCCCACCATTATTTTGTACCAGTAAATTTTTCTAAAGCTGCCAAGTGAACTGTGATTTCAGAGCTACTAAAGGGCATCTCTTAGCATCAGTGAGCTGCCATAATCCTCACCTACAACCATATTAAAAACAAGGCACACGGAGGTTAAGTAGCTTGCCCAGAGTCATGGCCAGTAAGGGGCTGAGCTAAGAGCTAACTGGGACAGCCTCAACCCAGGCCAGTGGTTCTCGCCCACCACAGCCCCATGCACTGGCCACCGGCCACTTCCCAGGCTCTGTCACGCCCATTCTCTCACCCAGCCAGCCTTGGAGATAGGAGCCAGAATTCTCCTCTTTGTACAGATGGGATTCAGGCAGAATACAGGAGTTCGCCTGGGCCCACACTCCACTTCCCACTTACTGGCTATGTGTCTGTGGACAACTGTCTTCCTGtctgaaaatgaagacactgtTGTGCAAATTAGATGAGTCAGTAATTTGTCAAGTGGTTGGGATGGTGCCTGGAATCCATACTTTATAAGTATTGGTTCTGATAGGACAATGAAAGCACAGCAAGGTTATGAGACTTGCCCGaagtcacacagctcataagCAGAGACTTGTCACCAAGTCAGTCTCTCCGTCAGGCTATGCTCTTTCCGGTCTCTCAGAACCAACACCTGCACTGAGAGTGGACGGCGGCGTGGTTTCTATCCAGCAGCGGCACCTCACTCTACACAGACCTCATCCTTGGCTTTCCATTTCCCATCCCTCAGAAGTTCCACCTCGTGCCAAGTGTCAATGCTGTGAGTGGCAGCCAGGAGCTGCAGTGGATGGTGCAGCCTCACTTCCTGGGACCCAGCAGCTACCCCAGGCCTCTGGCCTATCCCCCGTACAGCCCCCCACAGCCCCGGCCAGGAGTCATCCGGGCCCTAGGGCCACCTCCGGGGGTGCGACGCCGGCCCTGTGAACAGGTACGTAGCAGaggcattgtgctggtgctgatGCCCACAGGGGTGCTGAGGGGCAGAGGACAAGTTCTTGGCCAAAAGGACACGGACTTAGaaaggggggaggtggggaggtaaGGCCATTGGTGACTCCTGGTCAAGGCAGAAAGTAATAGGAGCCCCTGGGGTGATCCAGAGGGCAAAGAGGTCACTTCTAGATCAGGGAAAGCTTTCTGGAGCCTAGAAGGATGGGTAGGGTTTGCATAGATAGAGATGAAGGAAAAGACATTCCAGGTAGAGAGGATGGTCAGAGCAAGAATGGGGATGAAGATGAGAACGTAACGTGTACATGTGGAGCAACAGGTGGAGAAGTGGGTGGACTGGAGAGGGTCTCTACCCGCTGACATGGATGGTGATGGTGAGCGCATGCTGTCTACAGAGCTGGGGAGAGAACAGAAAGGGGAGGGTTCCCTGCAGCTACTCTCTGGGTCTAAGTCTCCctatctcatttaacctttacAAAAAGCCTCTGGGGAATGCACTCCggttttctccattttacagctgGGAAGTGAAGGCACACAGAGGTAGTCACTTGTCCAGATCATATAAGCAGTGAGCAATGAGACAGGTCT
Coding sequences within:
- the FOSL1 gene encoding fos-related antigen 1 isoform X5 yields the protein MFRDFGEPGPSSGAGGAYGGPAQPPTSGQQKFHLVPSVNAVSGSQELQWMVQPHFLGPSSYPRPLAYPPYSPPQPRPGVIRALGPPPGVRRRPCEQPGGGGAPSSEARAQ